Proteins encoded in a region of the Vicia villosa cultivar HV-30 ecotype Madison, WI linkage group LG5, Vvil1.0, whole genome shotgun sequence genome:
- the LOC131603337 gene encoding pentatricopeptide repeat-containing protein At5g46460, mitochondrial has translation MPKKPQFSIPPIFTTTQPTNSKCRTPPFTTLIQNPKTSSTSLNSTFLNHLKNQRLDSARTVFNKIPSPHVSLYTRMLLAYAHNHNLPQAINLFNQIPSNTKDTISWNSIIKASVLCGDFITAVKLFDEMPHRNSISWTTIIHGFLSVGRVVDAETFFRAMPSADKDVATWNAMINGYCNNGRVNDALRLFSQMPSRDVISWTSMIAGLDRNGKSYQALVLLQNMVGCSGVEISSTTLVCGLTAAAKILDFNTGIQIHCRMFKFGYCHGFDEFVSASLVTFYACCKRVGDACKVFREIVCKNVVVWTALLTGYCLNEKHVEALEVFGDMMRFCVVPNESSFTSALNSCVGLEDLEKGRVIHAVAVKMGLEHGVYVGNSLVVMYSKCGYIGDALCVFNGIGEKNVVSWNSVIVGCAQHGCGIWSLALFKQMLMKGVESDEITLTGLLSACSRSGMLQKARCIFGYFGRKRSMKLTIEHYACMIDVLGRYGEVEEAEALAMSMPLEANSMVWLVLLSACRMHSNLGVAERAAKRIFEMEPDCSAAYVLLSNLYASSRRWSEVARIRRKMKHNGVVKQPGSSWITLKGLRHEFLSADRSHPLTEKIYEKLEWLGVKLKELGYVPDQQFALHDVEIEQTEEMLSYHSERLAIVFGLLSTVKGSTITIMKNLRVCGDCHNAIKLMAKVVDREIVVRDSSRFHHFKNGTCSCGDYW, from the coding sequence ATGCCAAAGAAACCACAATTTTCAATTCCACCCATCTTCACAACAACTCAACCAACCAACTCAAAATGTCGTACACCACCCTTTACCACTCTTATTCAAAACCCCAAAACCTCTTCAACTTCCTTAAACTCCACATTCTTAAACCACCTTAAAAACCAAAGACTAGATTCTGCCCGTACAGTCTTCAACAAAATCCCTTCCCCTCATGTCTCTCTCTACACCAGAATGCTCCTCGCTTATGCTCACAATCACAATCTCCCACAAGCAATCAATCTCTTCAACCAAATCCCGTCAAACACCAAAGACACAATCTCATGGAACTCCATTATCAAAGCGTCAGTCCTCTGTGGTGATTTCATCACTGCCGTTAAACTGTTCGATGAAATGCCGCACAGAAACTCAATCTCATGGACAACAATAATCCACGGCTTTTTATCCGTTGGAAGAGTTGTTGATGCTGAAACATTCTTCCGTGCAATGCCAAGTGCTGACAAAGACGTTGCCACGTGGAATGCTATGATTAATGGTTATTGTAATAACGGTAGAGTTAACGATGCTCTCCGGTTGTTCAGTCAAATGCCTTCCCGTGATGTTATTTCCTGGACTTCAATGATTGCTGGGTTGGATCGTAATGGAAAGAGTTATCAAGCGCTGGTTTTATTACAGAACATGGTGGGCTGTTCTGGTGTTGAAATCTCTTCGACTACTTTGGTGTGTGGGTTGACGGCTGCTGCTAAAATTTTGGATTTTAACACGGGTATTCAGATTCATTGTCGTATGTTCAAGTTTGGTTATTGTCATGGTTTTGATGAGTTTGTATCGGCTTCGCTTGTTACTTTTTACGCATGTTGTAAGAGAGTGGGTGATGCTTGTAAGGTATTTCGTGAGATTGTTTGTAAGAATGTGGTGGTTTGGACTGCTCTTTTGACTGGGTATTGTTTGAATGAGAAGCATGTTGAGGCATTGGAGGTTTTTGGTGACATGATGAGATTTTGTGTGGTGCCTAATGAGTCTTCGTTTACTAGTGCTTTGAATTCGTGTGTTGGGTTGGAGGATCTTGAGAAGGGGAGAGTGATTCATGCTGTGGCAGTTAAGATGGGTTTGGAACATGGGGTCTATGTGGGGAATTCTCTTGTTGTTATGTATAGTAAATGTGGTTATATCGGTGATGCATTGTGTGTGTTCAATGGGATTGGTGAGAAAAATGTTGTGTCTTGGAATTCTGTGATTGTTGGTTGTGCTCAGCATGGATGTGGAATATGGTCTTTGGCACTTTTTAAACAAATGTTGATGAAAGGTGTTGAGTCTGATGAGATCACATTGACTGGTTTGCTTTCTGCTTGTAGCAGGTCCGGGATGTTACAGAAGGCGAGGTGTATTTTTGGGTACTTCGGTCGGAAAAGATCGATGAAGCTGACGATTGAGCACTATGCTTGTATGATAGATGTGCTTGGTCGGTATGGAGAGGTAGAGGAAGCAGAAGCGCTGGCGATGAGCATGCCGTTGGAAGCAAACTCTATGGTATGGCTTGTTTTGCTGAGTGCCTGCAGGATGCATTCTAATTTGGGTGTTGCAGAAAGAGCTGCAAAACGGATATTTGAAATGGAGCCTGATTGTAGTGCTGCCTATGTGTTGCTATCAAACTTGTATGCATCTTCGAGAAGATGGTCGGAAGTGGCAAGAATTAGGAGGAAAATGAAGCATAATGGAGTTGTAAAACAACCCGGTTCAAGTTGGATAACCTTAAAAGGACTAAGGCATGAATTTCTGTCTGCAGATAGGTCCCATCCACTTACTGAGAAAATCTATGAGAAGCTAGAGTGGTTAGGAGTAAAATTAAAAGAACTGGGTTATGTTCCTGATCAACAATTTGCCTTGCATGATGTTGAAATTGagcaaaccgaagaaatgctgtCTTACCATAGTGAAAGGCTTGCAATTGTATTTGGGTTGCTTAGCACTGTGAAAGGAAGTACAATAACCATAATGAAAAATCTACGTGTATGTGGGGATTGTCATAATGCAATAAAGCTTATGGCAAAGGTTGTTGACAGGGAGATCGTGGTCAGGGATTCTAGCCGCTTTCATCACTTTAAGAATGGCACATGTTCTTGTGGGGATTATTGGTAG
- the LOC131605789 gene encoding uncharacterized protein LOC131605789, whose translation MQIFPIPQKVLNHIEALCRGFLLSGKSGSTRKAPVAWDTVCRPTGAGGLNLISLKAWNLATIGKLLWNLQAKADKLWVRWLNAYYIKNNEVMAWQVKASCSWTVKKMMKCRDDIKDMQYWQDVLQGKQFKTKLLYIAIRGTMNKVEWRHMIMHNLARPRAIFLLWLVLHGKLSTKDRLLKFGISVNPTCEFCNNLESIHHLFFECSHVHMVWKGILEWMGVHRSPHGWNEERVWIMSETHKKGWLCQLLKIACAETIYEVWKSRNEKIFSQKDIDRNLLGKIIDIIVARGIKNSKIRSHIDPFISLVAHHRPICIETKSLSISIERRVEDYNSIDITSYVCYPGAQISEML comes from the exons ATGCAAATCTTCCCAATTCCGCAAAAGGTTCTGAATCATATAGAGGCGTTGTGTCGAGGTTTTCTCTTGAGTGGTAAAAGTGGTAGCACGAGGAAAGCTCCCGTTGCATGGGATACGGTTTGTCGACCGACGGGAGCTGGAGGCCTCAATCTTATATCTCTGAAAGCTTGGAATCTTGCTACTATTGGAAAATTATTATGGAATTTACAAGCTAAAGCGGACAAGCTATGGGTGCGGTGGCTGAATGCTTACTACATCAAGAATAACGAAGTCATGGCATGGCAGGTGAAAGCAAGCTGTTCATGGACTgtgaaaaaaatgatgaaatgtcGAGATGATATTAAGGATATGCAGTATTGGCAGGATGTTTTACAAGGTAAACAGTTCAAAACTAAATTACTTTATATTGCCATACGGGGTACGATGAACAAGGTTGAGTGGCGACACATGATAATGCATAATTTGGCCCGACCACGAgctattttccttttgtggtTGGTACTGCATGGTAAACTGTCTACTAAGGACAGACTGTTAAAATTTGGGATTAGCGTGAATCCGACGTGTGAATTTTGCAATAATTTGGAGAGCATTCACCACCTCTTCTTTGAATGTAGCCATGTCCATATGGTTTGGAAAGGTATTTTGGAGTGGATGGGAGTGCACAGAAGCCCGCATGGTTGGAATGAGGAGAGGGTTTGGATAATGTCCGAAACACATAAAAAAGGATGGCTGTGTCAGCTTCTGAAAATTGCTTGTGCTGAAACAATTTATGAAGTGTGGAAGAGTCGAAATGAGAAGATTTTCTCCCAAAAGGATATTGACCGAAATTTATTAGGAAAGATTATTGATATTATTGTAGCTAGAGGTATTAAGAATAGTAAGATTAGATCTCACATTGAT CCGTTTATTTCACTGGTTGCCCACCACCGTCCTATATGCATTGAAACCAAATCACTATCCATTTCAATTGAGAGAAGAGTAGAAGATTATAACTCAATTGATATAACAAGCTATGTTTGTTACCCAGGTGCACAAATATCTGAGATGTTATAA